Proteins from a genomic interval of Youhaiella tibetensis:
- a CDS encoding AraC family transcriptional regulator, whose amino-acid sequence MTGTRPNYQARMQRVLDYVEDHLDSELDLAALSAVAAFSKFHFHRQFSAIFGLSVHRYVQLARLRRASQALAWDRDASVTDIAMDAGYDAPDAFARAFRQRLAQSPSAFRKSPDWSSWLAAFGPLDNAKDKIMQIIFEKNDVAVLTVPDTPVALLAHRGDRAKLRESSERLRTWSAAAGLAPETGRPNFMVFRSEREPDVPEDYSVDLCIGTDRAIAAADAPVTAGVIPGGRCAVLRYPGNSNNLEPAALYLYRDWLPQSGEEARDFPIYARRALVPVPNMQAHEVVVELYLPLK is encoded by the coding sequence ATGACCGGAACACGGCCCAACTACCAGGCGCGCATGCAGCGCGTGCTGGATTATGTCGAAGACCATCTCGATAGCGAGCTGGATCTGGCGGCGCTCAGTGCGGTCGCCGCCTTTTCCAAGTTTCACTTTCACCGGCAGTTCTCGGCGATTTTCGGGCTCTCGGTGCATCGCTATGTCCAGCTGGCCCGGCTCAGGCGGGCGTCGCAGGCGCTCGCCTGGGATCGCGATGCCAGCGTTACGGACATAGCGATGGATGCCGGATATGACGCGCCCGATGCGTTCGCGCGCGCCTTTCGGCAACGGCTCGCTCAGTCGCCTTCCGCGTTCAGGAAGTCACCCGACTGGTCCTCGTGGCTTGCGGCCTTCGGGCCTTTGGACAACGCGAAAGACAAAATCATGCAGATCATCTTCGAGAAAAACGACGTCGCCGTTCTCACGGTGCCCGACACACCGGTGGCCCTGCTGGCGCACCGGGGCGACCGGGCGAAACTGAGGGAGTCCTCGGAACGGCTCAGGACCTGGAGCGCGGCGGCGGGCCTGGCCCCCGAAACCGGGCGGCCCAACTTCATGGTCTTCCGGTCCGAAAGGGAGCCGGATGTGCCCGAGGACTATAGCGTCGATCTATGCATCGGCACCGACAGGGCCATCGCGGCGGCGGATGCGCCGGTGACGGCCGGCGTCATCCCCGGAGGTCGGTGCGCGGTGCTGCGCTATCCGGGCAACAGCAACAACCTCGAGCCGGCGGCCCTCTATCTTTACCGCGACTGGCTGCCGCAAAGCGGGGAGGAGGCGCGAGACTTTCCCATCTACGCCCGCCGCGCGCTGGTTCCCGTACCCAACATGCAGGCGCATGAGGTCGTGGTGGAACTCTACCTGCCGCTGAAATGA
- a CDS encoding cupredoxin family copper-binding protein, with protein sequence MPLRHILASATALVLCLATPVLAADHAVEIRNMSFSVPALEVAVGDTVTFTNSDAAPHTATAEDGSFDTGRLTKGQSATVTITGAGTFDYFCTFHPMMKATIVAR encoded by the coding sequence TTGCCCCTTCGTCACATTCTCGCCAGCGCCACGGCGCTCGTTCTTTGCCTCGCCACCCCGGTCCTTGCAGCCGACCATGCGGTCGAGATCAGGAACATGTCCTTCTCCGTCCCTGCGCTCGAAGTCGCTGTCGGTGATACGGTGACCTTCACCAATTCCGACGCCGCGCCGCACACGGCAACGGCCGAAGATGGTTCGTTCGATACCGGCCGGCTGACCAAGGGCCAGAGCGCGACGGTCACCATTACCGGGGCCGGTACGTTCGACTATTTCTGCACCTTCCACCCGATGATGAAAGCGACGATCGTCGCACGGTGA
- a CDS encoding aminoglycoside phosphotransferase family protein, protein MDSERVEITADLIAALLREQHPDLADLPLSLGARGWDNQLWRLGDDLAVRLPWATDDADDLLLKELSLLPDLSLRLPLPIPVPTRLGRPSELFPRSWIVTTWVPGEPADRTPAVDGDAAADSLAAFLSALHEPAPQSAPVGRHGRGQLLRASGGGVTHFLKLATERGLIANPEIVREAWEDAAGAPDWTGPATWIHADLHPANVLTHDGSFCGVIDFGDLCAGDPACDLGAAWLLLPDGATDRFYEKYSPSADSATRRRARGWALGKALVCLIIGDDGVHGRPGGKATWGPPALAAIQRLTAS, encoded by the coding sequence ATGGATAGTGAGCGGGTTGAAATCACCGCCGACCTCATAGCCGCACTGCTCCGCGAACAGCATCCCGACCTTGCCGATCTACCGCTCTCTCTCGGCGCGCGTGGCTGGGATAACCAGCTCTGGCGGCTGGGAGATGATCTTGCTGTGCGATTGCCGTGGGCAACGGATGATGCGGATGACTTGCTTCTCAAGGAGCTTAGCCTTCTGCCGGACCTGTCGTTACGCCTGCCCCTTCCCATACCGGTCCCCACCAGGCTCGGGCGACCATCGGAACTATTCCCACGCAGCTGGATAGTGACTACCTGGGTCCCTGGTGAACCGGCAGATAGAACGCCTGCCGTTGATGGTGATGCGGCGGCCGACAGCCTGGCGGCATTTCTGTCTGCCCTCCATGAACCTGCGCCTCAATCTGCGCCCGTGGGGCGCCACGGGCGGGGCCAATTGCTGCGAGCATCAGGCGGGGGCGTGACTCATTTCCTCAAGCTGGCTACCGAACGCGGGCTGATAGCCAACCCGGAAATCGTACGCGAGGCATGGGAAGATGCAGCGGGTGCTCCCGACTGGACCGGGCCGGCAACGTGGATCCACGCGGACCTGCACCCGGCCAACGTCTTGACCCACGACGGCAGCTTCTGTGGCGTCATCGACTTCGGCGACCTGTGTGCAGGCGACCCCGCCTGTGACCTGGGCGCTGCATGGCTATTGCTTCCAGATGGCGCCACCGATCGGTTCTATGAAAAGTACAGTCCCAGCGCGGACAGCGCGACGCGGCGGCGGGCGCGCGGCTGGGCATTGGGCAAGGCGTTGGTCTGCCTGATCATCGGCGATGATGGAGTGCATGGACGCCCCGGCGGCAAGGCCACATGGGGACCGCCCGCGCTGGCCGCAATACAGCGCCTCACCGCCTCTTGA
- a CDS encoding class I SAM-dependent methyltransferase gives MKNRGLNKMRYNRYGKLSSWVYNLDKPIGRSFGDLEYYRQRLQHCDGPILEPAVGNGRIFVPLLQEGFQIEGFDLSEEMLNYCRDECHKRNLPSNLTRQTFEEFSYDKRFAAIVIPAGSFQLVTDEAAAAAVLKRLYDHLASEGRLIIDLDPIGSVLAPSGPARSWTTEDGDLLTLTDSRVETNYLAQTTLSHSRYEHWRDGALIATELDLFKLRWWGVNEFRLALEAAGFEDVQVSGDYQTARAPQPEDGIFTFEARRAG, from the coding sequence ATGAAAAATCGAGGCCTGAATAAAATGCGATATAATCGGTACGGGAAGCTTTCGTCCTGGGTCTACAATCTCGACAAGCCTATCGGCCGGTCGTTTGGAGACCTTGAGTATTATCGGCAACGCCTCCAACACTGCGACGGTCCCATTCTGGAGCCCGCCGTGGGCAACGGCCGGATATTCGTGCCGCTGCTGCAAGAGGGCTTCCAAATCGAAGGCTTCGATCTGTCTGAGGAGATGTTGAACTACTGCCGGGACGAGTGCCACAAGCGCAATCTTCCATCGAATTTGACCCGACAGACGTTCGAAGAGTTCTCCTACGACAAGCGCTTCGCCGCCATCGTCATTCCCGCGGGGTCGTTTCAACTAGTGACCGATGAGGCTGCCGCAGCCGCCGTATTGAAACGCCTTTATGATCATCTGGCCTCGGAGGGGCGGTTGATCATCGACCTCGATCCGATCGGCAGCGTTCTTGCTCCGTCCGGCCCCGCTCGGAGTTGGACGACCGAAGATGGCGATCTGCTGACGCTGACTGACAGCCGGGTAGAGACCAATTACCTCGCGCAGACAACTCTTTCGCACAGTCGTTATGAGCACTGGCGGGATGGGGCCCTGATCGCAACCGAGCTTGATCTGTTCAAATTGCGTTGGTGGGGGGTCAATGAGTTCCGGCTGGCGTTAGAGGCTGCCGGATTTGAGGACGTGCAGGTGTCAGGCGACTATCAAACTGCGCGGGCGCCGCAGCCGGAGGATGGAATCTTCACTTTCGAAGCCCGGCGAGCAGGATAG